Proteins encoded together in one Dermacentor variabilis isolate Ectoservices chromosome 2, ASM5094787v1, whole genome shotgun sequence window:
- the LOC142572104 gene encoding UPF0729 protein C18orf32 homolog, protein MVCIPCIVAPVLLFIWYRFIQPIVLSIWNPWAKKEIRMDAAGDDSGKEKSNDTSKEVPTDGGEPANVASRPSEPPADTEVSKKTD, encoded by the exons ATGGTTTGCATTCCATGCATTGTCGCTCCGGTTTTGCTGTTCATCTGGTACCGGTTCATCCAGCCCATTGTGCTTTCCATCTGGAACCCATGGGCTAAAAAGGAGATCCGCATGGATGCTGCAGGGGATGACTCGGGCAAAGAAAAATCTAATGAT ACCAGCAAGGAGGTCCCAACTGATGGAGGAGAGCCAGCCAACGTTGCCAGCAGACCATCAGAACCACCTGCAGATACAGAAGTATCAAAGAAAACAGATTAG